The Rhizobium leguminosarum genome includes a region encoding these proteins:
- a CDS encoding DUF1839 family protein produces the protein MGLSKSMTSVFSGVFSGIDPETYRAHALHSGERAWPETNCYVDLWIEVLATSGVAPEAMLGFTLTQDFEGDQFTFFKVPLEDLEALYGIRATELAIYDRVERHVEVQIARGRLCLIEMDSFYMPDTRGTAYRQEHGKTTVAINRLDVAAKRVDYFHNAGYFRLEGEDFDGLFQRHLTENDPPFLPYTEFARFPEKPADEAHLRATARRLAGFHFARCPRENPIHAFASVFPQQVEAVAERPFGFFHKYAFNTLRQVGANFELAADYLTWLSPGEFAAAAEHAGRISEVAKSVQFQLARAVTRKKFEPLQAALDPAADAWDSMMASLAGRI, from the coding sequence GTGGGGCTGAGCAAATCGATGACGTCGGTATTTTCGGGGGTATTTTCGGGAATCGACCCCGAAACCTACCGGGCGCATGCGCTGCATTCCGGCGAGCGCGCCTGGCCGGAAACCAATTGTTATGTCGATCTCTGGATCGAGGTTCTGGCGACATCAGGCGTTGCGCCGGAGGCGATGCTGGGTTTTACCCTGACGCAGGATTTCGAGGGCGACCAGTTCACTTTCTTCAAAGTGCCGCTAGAGGATCTCGAGGCGCTCTACGGCATTCGTGCGACCGAGCTTGCCATCTACGACCGTGTCGAACGCCATGTCGAGGTTCAGATCGCGCGGGGCCGCCTTTGCCTGATCGAAATGGATTCCTTCTACATGCCGGATACGCGCGGCACCGCCTACCGGCAGGAGCACGGCAAGACGACGGTTGCGATCAACCGTCTGGACGTCGCGGCCAAGCGCGTCGATTATTTCCACAATGCCGGCTATTTTCGTCTCGAAGGCGAGGATTTCGACGGGCTGTTCCAGCGGCATCTGACGGAAAACGACCCGCCGTTCCTGCCCTATACGGAATTTGCACGATTCCCGGAAAAACCGGCAGACGAAGCGCATCTGCGCGCGACCGCGCGGCGGCTTGCCGGTTTTCATTTTGCCCGGTGTCCCCGCGAAAACCCGATCCACGCCTTTGCAAGCGTCTTTCCGCAACAGGTCGAAGCGGTGGCGGAACGGCCGTTCGGCTTCTTCCACAAATACGCCTTCAACACGCTTCGCCAGGTGGGCGCCAATTTCGAGCTGGCGGCCGATTACCTCACCTGGCTTTCCCCTGGTGAATTCGCGGCTGCCGCCGAGCATGCCGGGCGCATTTCGGAGGTGGCGAAATCGGTGCAGTTCCAGCTTGCCCGCGCCGTCACCCGCAAGAAGTTCGAGCCGTTGCAGGCAGCACTTGATCCGGCCGCCGATGCATGGGATTCCATGATGGCGTCGCTTGCGGGGCGAATCTGA
- a CDS encoding amino acid--[acyl-carrier-protein] ligase, which yields MDMQTSFLDRLFESGLLIDTGIDGLYGRSGQFEDVIAAFERLIDTFGGADGAEAMRFPPGMNRAFFEKSGYMKSFPQLAGTVHSFCGSELDHVSLLQCMEVGEDWTKGQEATDIVLTPAACYPLYPTIAKRGNLPATGGLFDLQSYCFRHEPSKDPARQQLFRMREYVCMGTELHVTDFRQRWMDRGVEMMKAVGLEVTIDVANDPFFGRAGKMLANNQRDQNLKFELLIPITSAANPTACMSFNYHQDAFGTKWGLNLEDGSVAHTACVGFGLERIALALFHHHGLDVKQWPASVRKALWG from the coding sequence ATGGATATGCAGACCTCGTTTTTGGACCGGCTTTTCGAATCCGGTCTGCTGATCGATACCGGCATCGACGGGCTCTACGGCCGCAGCGGCCAGTTCGAAGACGTGATCGCTGCCTTCGAGCGCCTGATCGATACGTTCGGCGGCGCCGATGGTGCCGAAGCCATGCGCTTTCCGCCCGGCATGAACCGCGCCTTCTTCGAAAAGAGCGGCTACATGAAGAGCTTTCCGCAGCTCGCCGGCACGGTGCACAGCTTCTGCGGCAGCGAGCTCGATCATGTCAGCCTGCTGCAATGCATGGAAGTCGGCGAAGACTGGACCAAGGGACAGGAGGCGACCGACATCGTGCTGACGCCGGCTGCCTGCTATCCGCTCTATCCGACGATCGCCAAGCGCGGCAACCTGCCGGCGACGGGCGGCCTCTTCGACCTGCAATCCTATTGCTTCCGCCATGAGCCGTCGAAAGACCCTGCCCGCCAGCAATTGTTCCGCATGCGTGAATATGTCTGCATGGGCACCGAGCTGCACGTCACCGATTTCCGCCAGCGCTGGATGGATCGCGGCGTCGAGATGATGAAGGCCGTCGGCCTCGAGGTGACGATCGACGTCGCCAATGATCCGTTCTTCGGCCGCGCCGGCAAGATGCTCGCCAATAATCAGCGCGACCAGAACCTGAAGTTCGAGCTGCTGATCCCGATCACCTCGGCTGCCAACCCGACCGCCTGCATGAGCTTCAACTACCATCAGGATGCCTTCGGCACGAAATGGGGTCTCAATCTCGAAGACGGCAGTGTCGCGCACACCGCTTGCGTCGGCTTCGGACTGGAGCGCATCGCCCTTGCCCTCTTCCATCATCACGGACTCGATGTGAAGCAATGGCCGGCCAGCGTACGGAAAGCGCTGTGGGGCTGA
- a CDS encoding acyl-CoA dehydrogenase family protein: MNFPVKIMQDGLVTRVARVAEIAAKHADTVDAEARFPREAVDAMKAEGLLGIQVPRHLGGESASITEIAELCSMLGQACAASAMVFAMHHIKLSSLVEHGADSEWHRSFMRRIAAEQLLIASATTEGGIGGNLRNSICAVEVDGDTCRLEKDATVISYGSHADAILITSRAHAQAASSDQVLTAFLKDQYTLDKTHVWNTLGMRGTCSDGFLFKGEAPACQILPKPFAEIAAQSMLASSHLLWSGVWYGIAVDAVVRAQAFVRAAARKAPDAQPPGALRLAEVSNLLQMVKSNVVAGLKAYEDAKADADRLSSMGFAVAMNNVKIASSETILEIVNHAMLICGIMGYKNGTPFSLGRHLRDAHSAQLMISNDRILGNTSSMLLVHKQDTSLLG; the protein is encoded by the coding sequence ATGAATTTCCCTGTCAAGATCATGCAGGACGGTCTTGTCACAAGGGTGGCCCGCGTCGCCGAAATTGCGGCGAAACACGCGGATACCGTTGATGCCGAGGCCCGCTTCCCCCGGGAAGCCGTCGATGCGATGAAGGCCGAAGGGCTGCTCGGCATCCAGGTGCCGCGCCATCTCGGCGGCGAATCCGCCTCGATCACCGAGATCGCCGAATTGTGCTCGATGCTCGGCCAGGCCTGCGCCGCGAGCGCCATGGTCTTCGCCATGCACCATATCAAGCTGTCGAGCCTCGTTGAACACGGCGCCGACAGCGAATGGCATCGCAGCTTCATGCGCCGCATCGCCGCCGAGCAGCTGCTGATCGCATCCGCCACCACCGAAGGCGGTATCGGCGGAAACCTGCGCAACAGCATCTGCGCGGTCGAGGTCGATGGCGACACGTGCCGCCTCGAAAAGGATGCGACTGTCATTTCCTATGGCTCGCACGCCGACGCCATCCTTATCACCTCGCGTGCCCACGCGCAGGCGGCTTCCTCCGATCAGGTGCTGACGGCCTTCCTCAAGGACCAGTACACGCTCGATAAAACGCATGTCTGGAATACGCTCGGCATGCGCGGCACCTGCTCCGACGGCTTCCTGTTCAAGGGCGAAGCGCCAGCTTGCCAGATCCTGCCGAAGCCTTTCGCGGAGATCGCGGCGCAATCCATGCTTGCTTCCTCGCACCTCTTGTGGAGCGGCGTCTGGTACGGCATCGCCGTCGACGCCGTTGTGCGCGCCCAGGCTTTCGTGCGTGCCGCAGCCCGCAAGGCGCCGGATGCCCAGCCGCCGGGAGCGCTGCGCCTCGCCGAGGTTTCGAACCTGCTGCAGATGGTGAAATCCAACGTGGTCGCCGGCCTCAAGGCCTATGAGGATGCCAAGGCCGATGCCGACAGGCTGTCTTCGATGGGATTTGCGGTGGCGATGAACAACGTCAAGATCGCTTCGTCCGAGACGATCCTGGAGATCGTCAACCATGCCATGCTGATCTGCGGCATCATGGGCTACAAGAACGGCACGCCCTTCAGCCTCGGACGCCATCTGCGCGACGCGCATTCCGCACAGCTCATGATTTCGAATGACCGCATCCTCGGCAACACGTCGAGCATGCTTCTTGTCCATAAGCAGGACACTAGCCTACTGGGGTGA
- a CDS encoding acyl carrier protein gives MNKAIRDLVAKFGKLPGSIDQVADDADLYAAGLTSFASVQLMLGLEEAFDIEFPDNLLNRKSFASISAIARTVDLIRDGRKVA, from the coding sequence ATGAATAAGGCAATCCGCGACCTCGTAGCCAAATTCGGCAAGCTTCCTGGGTCGATCGACCAGGTCGCCGACGACGCCGATCTTTATGCGGCAGGTTTGACGTCCTTTGCTTCTGTGCAGTTGATGCTTGGCCTCGAAGAGGCCTTCGACATCGAATTTCCCGACAATCTCCTGAACCGCAAATCCTTCGCGAGCATCTCGGCGATCGCCAGGACCGTCGATCTCATCCGGGACGGCCGGAAGGTCGCCTGA
- a CDS encoding lysine-2,3-aminomutase-like protein, translating to MNVVKPIKSVDDLVKAGLVAPADRVALEEVAARYAVALTPAISKLIDRADPDDPIARQFVPDAAELTIAPEERADPIGDHAHSRVEGIVHRYPDRVLLKAVHVCPVYCRFCFRREMVGPQGLGTLDAAAMQAAFDYIRRHEEIWEVILTGGDPLVLSPRRLGEIMEALAGIAHVKIIRFHTRVPVVDPEKIDAALIAALKASGKTVYVALHANHPRELTPEARAACGRLVDAGIAMVSQSVLLKGVNDDADVLAKLMKAFVEIRVKPYYLHHPDLAPGTSHFRVTIEEGQEIVAALRGRISGLCQPAYILDIPGGHGKAVISGSAMRATGDGCYSVTDYRGGEHSYPPAD from the coding sequence ATGAATGTCGTCAAACCGATCAAGAGCGTCGACGATCTTGTGAAGGCGGGGCTGGTCGCGCCTGCCGATCGCGTAGCGCTCGAGGAGGTGGCGGCGCGTTACGCGGTTGCGCTGACGCCTGCGATCAGTAAGCTCATTGATCGAGCCGATCCCGATGATCCGATCGCTCGGCAATTCGTGCCCGATGCGGCCGAACTCACGATCGCCCCGGAAGAACGCGCCGATCCGATCGGCGATCATGCCCACAGCCGCGTCGAAGGTATCGTTCACCGCTATCCCGATCGTGTCTTGCTCAAGGCCGTGCACGTCTGCCCGGTCTATTGCCGCTTCTGCTTCCGGCGCGAAATGGTAGGGCCGCAGGGCCTCGGCACGCTCGATGCGGCGGCGATGCAGGCCGCTTTCGATTATATCCGCAGGCACGAGGAGATCTGGGAGGTCATCCTCACCGGCGGCGATCCGTTGGTGCTTTCGCCGCGCCGTCTCGGCGAGATCATGGAGGCGCTTGCCGGTATCGCGCATGTGAAGATCATCAGGTTCCACACGCGTGTTCCGGTCGTCGATCCCGAGAAGATCGATGCGGCGCTGATCGCCGCGCTGAAGGCGAGCGGCAAGACGGTGTATGTGGCGCTGCACGCCAACCATCCGCGCGAACTGACGCCGGAAGCGCGGGCCGCCTGCGGCCGCCTCGTCGATGCCGGCATCGCCATGGTCAGCCAGTCGGTGCTGCTCAAGGGTGTCAATGACGATGCCGACGTGCTGGCGAAGCTGATGAAGGCCTTCGTCGAAATCCGCGTCAAACCCTATTACCTCCATCATCCGGATCTGGCGCCCGGCACCAGTCATTTCAGGGTGACGATCGAGGAAGGGCAGGAGATCGTCGCGGCGCTGCGCGGCCGGATTTCCGGTCTCTGCCAGCCGGCCTACATCCTCGATATCCCAGGCGGTCACGGCAAGGCCGTCATCAGCGGAAGCGCGATGCGGGCGACAGGCGACGGATGTTATTCCGTCACCGATTATCGCGGCGGCGAGCATTCCTATCCGCCGGCCGATTGA
- the epmA gene encoding EF-P lysine aminoacylase EpmA encodes MNSSAKASPWWTPSVHADRRRFLIGRNAIQAALRGFFAREDFIEVDTAVLQVSPGNEAHLHAFATEALTTDGQKAPFYLHTSPEFACKKLLAAGEERISCFAHVYRNRERGPLHHPEFTMLEWYRAGEGYESLMMDCVRILALATETVKTGKLAYRGGESDPFAGPERISIAEAFERHAGVDLLASVAADGSTDRDHLAAELRRVGVRVAEDDGWADLFSRVLVEKIEPRLGFGRITILDEYPISEAALARPSARDPRVAERFELYACGVELANGFGELTDAAEQRRRFEIEMAEKARVYGETYPIDEDFLAALSLMPEASGIALGFDRLVMLATGASRIDQVLWAPVAEVGR; translated from the coding sequence ATGAACTCTTCGGCGAAAGCGTCCCCCTGGTGGACCCCGTCCGTGCATGCCGACCGCCGTCGGTTCCTGATCGGACGCAATGCGATCCAGGCGGCGTTGCGCGGGTTTTTCGCGCGCGAGGATTTCATCGAGGTGGATACGGCGGTGCTGCAGGTCTCCCCCGGCAACGAGGCGCATCTGCATGCCTTCGCGACGGAAGCACTGACGACGGATGGGCAAAAGGCGCCGTTCTACCTGCACACCTCGCCGGAATTTGCCTGCAAGAAGCTGCTGGCGGCGGGCGAGGAGCGCATCTCGTGTTTTGCGCATGTCTATCGCAACCGTGAGCGCGGGCCGCTGCACCATCCCGAGTTCACCATGCTCGAATGGTATCGGGCCGGCGAAGGCTACGAGAGCCTGATGATGGATTGCGTGCGGATCCTGGCGCTGGCGACTGAGACGGTGAAGACCGGGAAGCTCGCCTATCGCGGCGGCGAGAGCGATCCCTTCGCCGGGCCGGAGCGGATCAGCATTGCCGAAGCGTTCGAGCGTCATGCCGGCGTCGATCTTCTCGCCTCGGTCGCCGCCGACGGTTCGACCGACCGCGACCATCTAGCGGCCGAACTCAGGCGCGTCGGTGTGCGAGTTGCCGAAGACGACGGCTGGGCCGATCTCTTCAGCCGGGTGCTGGTCGAAAAGATCGAGCCGCGTCTCGGTTTCGGCCGCATCACCATCCTCGACGAATATCCGATCTCGGAGGCAGCCCTTGCCCGTCCCTCGGCGCGCGACCCCAGAGTTGCCGAACGTTTCGAGCTCTATGCCTGCGGCGTCGAGCTTGCCAACGGCTTCGGCGAACTCACCGACGCTGCCGAACAGCGGCGACGGTTCGAGATCGAAATGGCCGAGAAGGCGCGGGTCTATGGCGAGACCTATCCGATCGACGAGGATTTTCTCGCCGCGCTGTCGCTGATGCCTGAGGCAAGCGGTATCGCGCTCGGCTTCGACCGGCTGGTGATGCTCGCGACGGGAGCATCGCGCATCGACCAGGTGCTCTGGGCGCCGGTGGCGGAGGTTGGAAGATGA
- the efp gene encoding elongation factor P has protein sequence MVKVIASSVRKGNVLDVDGKLYVVLTAQNFHPGKGTPVTQVDMRRIVDGVKVSERWRTTEQVERAFVEDVNHQFLYEDGEGFHFMNPQNYDQVVVDVDTMGDDKAYLQEGMTCVLSMHEGIALAIQMPRHVTLEIMETEPVVKGQTASSSYKPAILSNGVRAMVPPHINAGTRVVIATEDNSYVERAKD, from the coding sequence ATGGTCAAGGTCATCGCCTCTTCGGTCCGCAAGGGCAACGTTCTCGATGTCGACGGCAAGCTCTATGTCGTTCTCACCGCCCAGAACTTTCATCCGGGCAAGGGCACGCCGGTCACCCAGGTCGACATGCGCCGCATCGTCGACGGCGTGAAGGTTTCCGAGCGCTGGCGCACCACCGAACAGGTCGAGCGCGCCTTCGTCGAGGACGTGAACCATCAATTCCTCTACGAGGACGGCGAAGGCTTTCACTTCATGAACCCTCAAAACTACGATCAGGTCGTCGTCGATGTCGACACGATGGGGGACGACAAGGCTTATCTGCAGGAAGGCATGACCTGCGTTCTATCAATGCATGAAGGCATTGCGCTTGCGATCCAGATGCCGCGCCACGTCACGCTCGAAATCATGGAGACGGAACCGGTCGTCAAGGGCCAGACGGCTTCGTCTTCCTACAAGCCGGCCATACTGTCGAACGGCGTGCGCGCCATGGTGCCGCCGCACATCAATGCCGGCACCCGCGTCGTCATCGCGACGGAAGACAATTCCTACGTCGAACGCGCCAAGGACTGA
- a CDS encoding SIS domain-containing protein, producing the protein MTDITDAYFSNLIGRLEELKQTLAEPMAQAAAVILDAARGDKRVYVFGTGHSHMLAEEVHYRAGGLAFTVPVLVGSAMLHEGAVISSVYERTQGLVRPMLERYGMQPGDVIIIASNSGVNAAPIEAADYAREIGAKVIAITSIAYSSAIANGRRRLADVADVVLDNGLPPGDAVLDLEGTGLRVGPVSTAVGVTVINAIFAEVASELSKSGDAPIYLSANMPGAAEINQKLVKKYRPRNPHL; encoded by the coding sequence ATGACTGATATCACCGATGCCTATTTCTCCAACCTCATCGGTCGGCTGGAAGAACTGAAGCAGACGCTTGCCGAGCCGATGGCGCAGGCAGCAGCCGTCATCCTCGATGCCGCCCGCGGCGACAAGCGCGTCTATGTCTTCGGCACCGGCCATTCGCATATGCTGGCGGAAGAGGTGCATTATCGTGCCGGCGGGCTCGCCTTCACCGTGCCGGTGCTCGTCGGCTCGGCCATGCTGCACGAGGGTGCGGTCATCAGTTCGGTCTATGAGCGCACGCAGGGCCTGGTGCGGCCGATGCTGGAGCGTTACGGCATGCAGCCGGGCGATGTCATCATCATCGCCTCCAATTCGGGCGTGAACGCCGCGCCGATCGAGGCCGCCGACTATGCGCGCGAAATCGGCGCAAAGGTGATTGCCATCACGTCGATTGCCTATTCCTCAGCGATTGCCAATGGCCGCCGGCGGCTTGCCGACGTGGCCGATGTGGTGCTCGACAACGGGCTGCCACCGGGTGACGCCGTTCTCGATCTCGAAGGCACGGGGCTTCGGGTTGGGCCGGTCTCGACGGCGGTCGGGGTGACGGTCATCAATGCCATCTTCGCCGAGGTCGCCTCCGAGCTTTCGAAATCCGGCGATGCGCCAATTTATCTCAGCGCCAACATGCCGGGTGCCGCTGAGATCAACCAGAAACTCGTCAAGAAATACCGGCCGCGCAACCCGCATCTCTAG
- the nagA gene encoding N-acetylglucosamine-6-phosphate deacetylase: MGRKIFLGARIFDGERFHDDKALIVAGGRVEAIMARNDLPDGELVTLAGGVLSAGFIDAQVNGGAGWMLNDEPSVASMDIIAGGHRPYGTTSLLPTLITDSSEASIAAIEAAKQAVKMNRGVAGLHLEGPHLAPARKGAHLAELMRPVEDRDVKALIRAREAIGTLLVTMAAEQVTVAQVRELAEAGVTVSIGHSDCSSEAAEERFDAGARGVTHLFNAMSQLGHRAPGLVGAAIDHPSTWCGIIADGHHVDPKALRTALRAKRGEGKLFFVTDAMSLVGSEKDSFTLNGRIVRRERGGFCSKLVLSDGTLAGSDVDMISTIRYGVTYLDLTLAEALRMATLYPARFLRLGDRGHLSPGARADLVHLTDALAVTATWLSGEAT; encoded by the coding sequence ATGGGACGCAAGATCTTCCTCGGCGCCCGCATCTTCGACGGTGAGCGCTTCCATGACGACAAAGCCCTCATCGTTGCCGGCGGCCGCGTCGAAGCGATCATGGCAAGAAATGATCTGCCGGACGGCGAGCTGGTGACGCTTGCCGGCGGTGTTCTGTCGGCCGGCTTCATCGATGCGCAGGTCAATGGCGGCGCCGGGTGGATGCTGAACGACGAGCCTTCCGTTGCCTCGATGGACATTATCGCCGGCGGGCACCGACCCTATGGCACGACGTCGTTGCTGCCGACGCTGATCACCGATTCATCAGAGGCCTCCATTGCCGCCATCGAGGCGGCCAAGCAGGCAGTGAAAATGAACCGCGGCGTTGCCGGCCTGCATCTCGAAGGCCCGCATCTGGCGCCTGCGCGCAAGGGCGCGCATCTCGCCGAACTGATGCGGCCGGTGGAGGACCGCGATGTCAAGGCCTTAATCCGGGCCCGCGAGGCGATCGGCACGCTGCTCGTCACCATGGCCGCCGAGCAGGTGACGGTTGCCCAGGTGCGCGAGCTTGCGGAAGCCGGCGTCACCGTCAGCATCGGCCATTCCGATTGTTCGAGCGAGGCGGCGGAAGAACGTTTCGATGCCGGCGCGCGGGGCGTCACGCATCTCTTCAATGCCATGAGCCAGTTGGGACACCGGGCGCCCGGTCTCGTCGGCGCGGCGATCGATCATCCTTCGACCTGGTGCGGTATTATCGCCGACGGCCATCATGTCGATCCGAAGGCCCTGCGCACGGCGCTGCGCGCCAAACGCGGCGAAGGCAAACTGTTCTTCGTCACAGACGCGATGTCGCTCGTCGGGTCGGAAAAGGACTCGTTCACGCTGAACGGGCGCATCGTCCGGCGCGAAAGGGGCGGCTTCTGCTCCAAGCTGGTGCTGTCCGACGGCACGCTGGCCGGTTCCGATGTCGACATGATCTCGACGATCCGTTACGGCGTCACCTATCTCGACCTGACGCTCGCCGAGGCCTTGCGCATGGCGACCCTTTATCCCGCGCGGTTCCTCAGGCTTGGCGATCGCGGCCATCTCTCGCCGGGCGCGCGTGCCGATCTCGTGCATCTCACCGATGCGCTTGCCGTCACCGCCACCTGGCTCAGCGGCGAAGCGACCTGA
- a CDS encoding SIS domain-containing protein — protein MNDNQSLMLQEAGQSPEVVATLLEKEKPVFAEIARLFSSARPSVVTTAARGSSDHAATFFKYLFEITCGVPVASVGPSIASVYGAALHLKGGVHFTVSQSGASPDIVALQDAAKKGGATTIAVVNVTDSPLAKQADIVLGLNAGAEKSVAATKSFIASVAALSGVTAAIGGAPDLQAALGKLPEALSATAGIDTAAAEDVLFNATSLYTAGRGPAFAIALEAALKAKETSGLHAEAFSLAELMHGPMRLVQPGFPIVAFAPDDAAFANNVQALERLQKLGATTVGFSTQPLSGVHLRVPTTGNGLVDPLVSLLVYYRLIESVTRRKGFDPDKPANLLKVTETV, from the coding sequence ATGAATGACAACCAGTCACTGATGCTGCAGGAAGCCGGCCAATCGCCAGAGGTGGTCGCCACGCTGCTCGAAAAGGAAAAACCGGTCTTTGCCGAGATCGCCCGGCTGTTTTCGTCCGCTCGCCCGAGCGTGGTGACGACGGCGGCGCGCGGCTCCTCGGACCACGCCGCCACCTTCTTCAAATATCTCTTCGAGATCACCTGCGGCGTTCCGGTCGCCTCGGTCGGCCCGTCGATCGCTTCCGTCTACGGTGCGGCGCTGCATCTGAAGGGCGGTGTCCATTTCACCGTCTCGCAGTCGGGTGCCAGCCCCGACATCGTCGCGCTGCAGGATGCGGCGAAGAAGGGCGGAGCAACGACGATCGCCGTCGTCAACGTCACCGACAGCCCGCTTGCGAAGCAGGCCGATATTGTTCTCGGTCTCAATGCCGGTGCTGAAAAGAGTGTCGCGGCGACAAAATCCTTCATCGCCTCGGTCGCAGCCCTTTCCGGGGTGACGGCTGCGATCGGCGGTGCGCCCGACCTGCAGGCCGCGCTCGGCAAGCTGCCGGAGGCGTTGTCGGCGACCGCCGGGATCGATACGGCGGCAGCCGAGGACGTGCTCTTCAACGCGACCTCGCTTTATACGGCCGGCCGCGGCCCGGCTTTCGCGATCGCGCTCGAAGCGGCGTTGAAGGCCAAGGAGACCTCCGGCCTGCATGCCGAGGCTTTCTCGCTGGCGGAATTGATGCATGGTCCGATGCGCCTGGTGCAGCCGGGCTTCCCGATCGTCGCCTTTGCGCCCGACGATGCGGCCTTCGCCAACAATGTGCAGGCGCTGGAACGCCTGCAGAAACTCGGCGCCACCACCGTCGGTTTCTCGACGCAGCCGCTTTCCGGCGTCCATCTGCGCGTGCCGACGACGGGCAACGGCCTCGTCGATCCGCTGGTATCGCTGCTTGTCTATTACCGGCTGATCGAGTCGGTGACGCGCCGCAAGGGCTTCGATCCCGACAAGCCGGCAAACCTGCTCAAGGTGACGGAGACGGTCTGA
- a CDS encoding GntR family transcriptional regulator yields MDRTSLIAELNSRGLRDEALTGPLYKRLAQTLTGLIQEGLLKPGTALPGERDLAEALKLGRVTVRTAYRDLMASGALESRHGSGTFVSSRVERMEQSLWRLSSFSADMRSRGRLPAARILSRAVNTPSPEESFLLGLGGDEPVLRLDRLRLADGLPLAIERAVVPIKFLGHDAGGEGSLYDALTASGHRPVRALQRLTAVTLDPSSAAILNVKSGAPALLIERVSRLEDQRVVEYTRSHYRGDAYDFVAELRIGDDL; encoded by the coding sequence ATGGATAGAACCAGTCTGATAGCGGAACTGAACAGCCGCGGCCTGCGTGACGAGGCGCTGACCGGGCCGCTCTACAAGCGGCTGGCGCAGACGCTGACCGGCCTCATCCAGGAAGGGCTGCTGAAGCCCGGCACCGCGCTGCCGGGTGAACGAGACCTTGCCGAGGCTCTGAAGCTCGGCCGTGTCACCGTGCGCACCGCCTATCGCGATCTGATGGCATCCGGCGCACTGGAATCGCGCCACGGAAGCGGTACTTTCGTATCGAGCAGGGTGGAGCGCATGGAACAGTCGCTGTGGCGGCTTTCCTCCTTCTCCGCCGACATGCGCTCGCGCGGGCGTCTGCCGGCCGCACGGATATTGTCGCGGGCGGTCAACACGCCGTCGCCGGAGGAATCCTTCCTGCTCGGCCTCGGCGGCGACGAGCCGGTGCTGAGGCTCGACCGCTTGCGCCTTGCCGACGGCCTGCCGCTGGCGATCGAACGCGCCGTGGTGCCGATCAAGTTCCTGGGACACGATGCCGGCGGTGAGGGATCGCTCTACGATGCGTTGACGGCCAGCGGCCACAGGCCCGTGCGCGCGCTGCAGCGGCTGACCGCGGTCACGCTCGACCCCTCCTCCGCCGCGATCCTGAACGTCAAATCAGGCGCGCCGGCGCTTCTGATCGAACGTGTGTCGCGCTTGGAAGACCAGCGCGTCGTCGAATACACCCGCTCGCATTATCGCGGCGATGCCTATGATTTCGTTGCCGAATTGAGAATCGGAGATGACCTATGA